One genomic segment of bacterium includes these proteins:
- a CDS encoding acyl-CoA dehydrogenase family protein yields MDLSFTSTEEAFREEARTWLAENVPAEPLGSMDTPDGFEEHRAWEHILFDAGWAVVSWPERYGGREASLVEWLIFEEEYWASGAPGRVSSNGVSLLAPTIFDFGAPEQQDRFLRPMARGDEIWAQGWSEPDAGSDLAGIKTKAPRDGDHFVIDGQKTWCSRGAFADWFFCLVRTDPDSERHAGLSYLLVPGDTEGLEARAIGRLDGEPGFAELFFDGARVHERYLLGGEGEGWAVAMATTGSERGLNLRAPGRFMAAADRLVGLYQELADSRGPDLDRRDQVVSAWMGAQAYRWQTYATESRLRGGAPIGSEASFMKVLWSELDVELHATALRLLGRDGERADSSWMDGYVFALSGPIYAGTNEIQRNIISERVLGLPRR; encoded by the coding sequence ATGGATCTGTCGTTCACGTCTACCGAGGAGGCGTTCCGGGAGGAGGCCCGCACTTGGCTGGCCGAGAATGTGCCCGCCGAGCCGCTGGGGTCGATGGACACCCCAGACGGCTTTGAAGAGCACCGGGCTTGGGAGCACATCCTGTTCGACGCCGGGTGGGCGGTGGTGTCGTGGCCCGAGCGCTACGGCGGCCGGGAGGCCTCGCTGGTGGAATGGTTGATCTTCGAGGAGGAGTACTGGGCGTCGGGCGCCCCGGGACGGGTCTCTTCCAACGGGGTGAGCCTGCTGGCTCCTACCATCTTCGACTTCGGCGCCCCCGAGCAGCAGGACCGCTTCTTGCGGCCCATGGCCCGGGGCGACGAGATCTGGGCCCAGGGCTGGTCGGAGCCCGACGCCGGGTCAGACCTCGCCGGGATCAAGACCAAGGCCCCTCGCGACGGCGACCACTTTGTTATCGACGGCCAGAAGACTTGGTGCTCCCGGGGGGCGTTCGCCGACTGGTTCTTCTGTTTGGTGCGCACCGACCCCGACTCCGAGCGCCACGCCGGGCTGAGCTATCTGCTGGTTCCCGGCGATACTGAGGGCCTGGAGGCTCGGGCCATCGGCCGCTTGGACGGCGAGCCCGGTTTCGCTGAGCTGTTCTTCGACGGCGCCCGGGTACACGAGCGATATCTGCTGGGTGGCGAGGGTGAGGGCTGGGCGGTGGCCATGGCCACCACCGGCAGCGAGCGGGGGCTGAACCTGCGGGCGCCGGGCCGGTTCATGGCCGCGGCCGACCGGCTGGTGGGCCTCTACCAGGAGCTGGCCGACAGCCGAGGACCCGATCTGGACCGCCGCGATCAGGTGGTGAGCGCCTGGATGGGGGCCCAGGCTTATCGCTGGCAGACCTACGCCACCGAATCCCGCCTTCGAGGCGGCGCCCCCATCGGATCGGAGGCCAGCTTCATGAAGGTGCTCTGGTCGGAGCTTGACGTGGAGTTGCACGCCACGGCCCTGCGCCTGTTGGGCCGCGACGGGGAGCGGGCCGACAGCTCATGGATGGACGGCTACGTGTTCGCGCTGTCGGGCCCGATCTACGCCGGTACCAACGAGATCCAGAGGAACATCATCTCCGAGCGAGTTCTGGGACTCCCGAGGCGGTAG
- a CDS encoding acyl-CoA/acyl-ACP dehydrogenase has protein sequence MDFSFSDDQVMFQEAVRDLLANECLPEVVRAAWENDTGRSDGLWGALAEMGVVGMTAPESAGGLGMDETDLVLLLEEAGRAALPEPLLEHTAVGIPTLAEAGGPVAEAWLERAAGGVATLGAGPEAGYAVGAAACDLVLLIGDQVRAVPVDGASLVEHRSIDGSRRLFEVDGDAVVLDADPSLAFDRAVGAAAAQCVGVAQHLLDATVEYVAQRYQFGKPVGTYQAVKHHLANTALKIEFARPAARHAAWCIAAGDPHRSRDVSLAKALASEAVDLAARTALQCHGAIGYTFEYDLHLWMKRGWALSAAWGDGAWHRNRIAAALGI, from the coding sequence GTGGATTTCTCGTTCAGCGACGATCAGGTCATGTTCCAGGAGGCGGTCCGAGACCTCTTGGCCAACGAGTGCCTGCCCGAGGTGGTCAGAGCAGCCTGGGAGAACGACACCGGGCGCAGCGACGGTCTTTGGGGGGCGCTGGCCGAGATGGGCGTGGTGGGCATGACCGCCCCCGAGTCGGCCGGCGGTTTGGGCATGGACGAGACCGACCTGGTGCTGCTGTTGGAGGAGGCGGGACGGGCCGCGTTGCCCGAGCCCCTGCTGGAGCACACCGCGGTGGGAATCCCCACCCTGGCCGAGGCAGGGGGACCGGTGGCCGAGGCCTGGTTGGAGCGGGCCGCAGGCGGGGTGGCAACCCTGGGCGCGGGCCCCGAAGCCGGCTACGCAGTTGGGGCGGCAGCGTGCGATTTGGTGTTGCTCATTGGCGATCAGGTTCGGGCCGTGCCGGTGGACGGAGCGTCGTTGGTCGAGCACCGATCGATCGACGGGTCCCGGCGGCTGTTTGAAGTGGACGGCGACGCGGTGGTGCTCGACGCCGATCCCTCGCTGGCCTTCGACCGGGCGGTGGGGGCGGCCGCCGCCCAATGCGTGGGCGTGGCCCAGCACCTGTTGGACGCCACTGTGGAGTACGTGGCCCAGCGCTACCAGTTCGGCAAGCCGGTGGGTACCTACCAGGCGGTCAAGCACCACCTGGCCAATACCGCTCTCAAGATCGAGTTCGCCCGTCCCGCCGCCCGCCACGCCGCCTGGTGCATCGCCGCCGGCGATCCCCACCGCAGCCGGGATGTGTCGCTGGCCAAGGCCTTGGCCTCCGAGGCAGTGGACTTGGCTGCTCGCACCGCCCTCCAGTGCCACGGCGCCATCGGGTATACCTTTGAGTACGACCTGCACCTCTGGATGAAGCGGGGTTGGGCCCTGTCGGCCGCCTGGGGAGACGGTGCCTGGCACCGCAACCGCATCGCCGCCGCATTGGGCATCTGA